A single region of the Hippoglossus hippoglossus isolate fHipHip1 chromosome 17, fHipHip1.pri, whole genome shotgun sequence genome encodes:
- the eif4g1a gene encoding eukaryotic translation initiation factor 4 gamma 1a isoform X10, which produces MNKPPQPITGPTSVPNPSPSPGLTQAAYGPGQPPSLVFATPPPPQMNSAPQTRQFAAGPRTLHQQGGYRALQTYYPNRPAMATSAPRVQTSSGPRPVGPTHVYPPSSQMMMISQQQLSFAGSPQGYFIPPPGQYRAPYMPPTQQYPVTSGTAGFYPGTSPAEYTTYEPSLAARERRGGGGRGGGRENGRLSLHGAPLTSQRYPAGAYYPAQPQYSPSVQPTPVMINPTQQQQQAPPPQQPPAQAQGPLKRERKPVIRIRDPNQGGRDITEEIMSGGRSTTTPTPPQASIADLSPPQTNGEVVQPVTTVTRQDDNMEPAVSAETPPPPATADTEPVLEAKQEMDSQMSVCAEPDAQSVAPTAATEDPSPLIKDEQSPSSLPPVVASTTTTTPAEAVNKDVTKVSDTVDAPVSPSASIAAQEAPVKLEEPQATPAPPEKAPEKEEKITEEVKKVEKEEQVASSKLEPVVEDAAIVTPVKVAKEEAVTKASTEMSQPPPSVQEHAAPQTQSAALISAPESEPKPEPKPEPKPEPETTPAETAEPLLSNGLPQNVEELSEDVALSDTTSLDKPDASQSQESTPVAKMAAPTQEEEEEEKKVEEEEKVEEEEKVEEEKEKIEDVPPAPISCPTEESTMQAATSLPKKRRNMKELNKKPMGDLLDAFTDEQEPKPVSEPLPTPADPVPVAPAEPPAEPPAEVVDETWEEKEDKQNAVPDRPKATPETTEQKYQYKEEQWKPINPEEKKQYDRDFLLGFQFSSASMNKPEGLPTISDVVLDKVNKTPLRPADPARLINVGPDFTPSYLGNLGSRSVGGPRGPPPGPRRSQQGQRKEPRKINISSMSFNDDVQLNKAEKAWKPSVKKSTRSRCAEETEEDDTEQGKTRELFKRLRSILNKLTPQKFQELMKQVTDLAIDTEERLKGAIDLIFEKAISEPNFSVAYANMCRCLMGLKVPTSDKPGVFANFRKLLLNRCQKEFEKDQDDDEIFEKKQKELEASKDDEERERLRVALNDARDQARRRSLGNIKFIGELFKLKMLTEAIMHDCVVKLLKNHDQESLECLCRLFSTIGKDLDFEKAKPRMDQYFTQMDKIIKEKKTSSRIRFMLQDVVDLRKCNWVPRRGEQGPKTIDQIHKEAEMEEHREHIKVQQLISKGGGGGGGGGGGGGGGGGRMGGGMGGRGSHTPGGGRNNQPQDEGWNTVPISKNRPIDTTRLSKITKPGSLDFNNQLLAPGGKSIAGSWGKGSSGGTGAKPASGEQESGRPATSTNRFSALQSGSSLSTSDSDRRVPQRSSSSRERGGDRGDQKDRFDRFDRNEGREGRDDRSSSNQITKRSFSRESQDRGGRAGDSRTPTDPVRRVASMTDDRDRGSRDRGSRDRGSRDRGSRDQGSRDRGSRDRVPSKDLTAKRESAPTPPPSLPKPTLTEEELEKKANAIVEEYLHINDLKEALQCVAELNSASLLYVFVRNGVESTLERSTIARERMGHLLHQLIKAGTLPTPQCYKGLEEILEAAEDMAIDIPHIWLYLAELITPLLHEGGIPMGQLFREISKPLLPLGKAAVLLVQILKLLCDGMTPKKVGAMWTEDGLSWSDFLPKDEDVNKFVTEQKVDFTTGEMTESVEEDEKKTLSGEELSKQLDRLLEEKADDQRVGDWVEANLDEAQATSNQFVRALMTAVCQSAIICDNPYRVDPSQIKLRASLLQKYLCDEQKELQALCALQALMVHMEQPANLLRMFFDALYDEDVIKEEAFYKWESSKDPAEQTGKGVALKSVTAFFTWLREAEEEESDKE; this is translated from the exons GGTGGATACAGAGCATTACAG ACATACTATCCAAACCGGCCAGCCATGGCCACCAGTGCTCCAAGAGTACAGACAAGTAGTGGCCCCAGACCTGTTGGACCTACCCATGTCTACCCGCCCAGCTcccagatgatgatgatttccCAGCAGCAGCTGTCTTTCGCTGGATCCCCTCAGGGCTACTTCATCCCCCCTCCTGGACAG TACCGGGCCCCATACATGCCTCCAACTCAGCAGTATCCTGTGACCAGCGGTACAGCTGGCTTCTATCCGGGAACCAGCCCGGCTGAATACACCACTTATG AGCCCTCTCTTGCTGCGAGGGAGAGGCGGGGTGGTGGGGGGAGAGGGGGCGGGCGAGAGAACggccgtctctctctccacgGTGCTCCTCTCACCTCCCAGCGCTACCCCG CAGGAGCATATTATCCGGCTCAGCCACAGTACTCTCCATCTGTCCAGCCCACACCGGTCATGATCAACCCCACCCAGCAACAGCAACAAGCCCCGCCTCCTCAGCAACCACCGGCACAGGCACAAGGCCCACTAAAGAGGGAACGCAAACCGGTA ATAAGAATACGAGACCCCAACCAGGGCGGGCGTGATATCACAGAGGAGATAATGTCAGGTGGAAGGTCCACCACCACACCGACTCCCCCACAG GCCTCCATAGCAGATTTAAGTCCTCCACAGACCAATGGTGAAGTTGTACAGCCTGTCACTACAGTGACGAGACAAG ATGATAACATGGAGCCTGCTGTTAGCGCTGAaacccctccacctcctgccaCAGCAGATACAGAGCCTGTGCTGGAGGCCAAACAGGAAATGGACAGCCAGATGTCGGTGTGTGCTGAACCAGATGCACAATCTGTAGCCCCCACAGCTGCTACTGAGGATCCATCCCCATTGATAAAGGACGAGCagtctccctcttccctccctcctgtaGTAGCatctactacaactactactcCTGCTGAGGCAGTAAATAAAGACGTTACTAAAGTCAGTGACACAGTAGATGCTCCTGTCAGCCCTTCGGCATCAATAGCAGCACAAGAGGCACCTGTCAAACTAGAGGAACCACAGGCTACCCCAGCTCCACCTGAGAAGGCAccagaaaaggaagaaaagataacagaggaagtgaagaaagttgaaaaagaggagcaggTGGCTAGTTCCAAGTTGGAGCCTGTAGTTGAAGATGCAGCGATAGTTACCCCTGTTAAAGTGGCAAAAGAAGAAGCCGTGACAAAAGCGTCAACTGAAATGTCTCAGCCTCCACCCTCTGTACAGGAACATGCTGCTCCACAGACCCAGAGCGCTGCCCTCATCTCTGCACCTGAATCTGAACCCAAACCTGAACCCAAACCTGAACCCAAACCTGAACCTGAAACTACTCCGGCTGAAACAGCAGAGCCTCTCCTCTCCAACGGTCTTCCTCAGAACGTTGAGGAACTGTCTGAGGATGTTGCGCTTTCAGACACTACATCCCTTGACAAGCCCGATGCCTCTCAATCTCAGGAATCCACACCTGTAGCTAAAATGGCAGCACCaacccaggaggaggaggaggaggagaagaaggtggaagaggaggagaaggtggaagaggaggagaaggtggaagaggagaaggagaaaattGAGGATGTCCCTCCTGCCCCTATCAGCTGCCCTACAGAGGAATCTACTATGCAAG CTGCTACGTCTCTGccaaagaagaggaggaacatgaAGGAGCTCAACAAAAAGCCCATGGGAGACCTCCTGGATGCATTCACAGAT gagcaggagcccAAGCCTGTTTCTGAACCTTTGCCCACTCCGGCCGACCCTGTCCCTGTTGCTCCAGCTGAACCTCCTGCTGAACCTCCTGCTGAGGTCGTAGATGAGACttgggaagagaaagaggacaaacagAATGCAGTACCTGACAGGCCCAAAGCCACGCCGGAGACAACTGAGCAGAAATACCAGTACAAAGAAG AACAATGGAAGCCGATAAACCCAGAAGAGAAGAAGCAGTATGACAGGGATTTCCTCCTGGGATTCCAGTTCAGCAGCGCCAGTATGAACAAACCTGAGGGTCTGCCCACCATCAGTGATGTGGTCCTGGACAAG GTGAACAAGACTCCTCTGCGACCTGCTGACCCAGCTCGACTAATTAACGTTGGTCCTGATTTTACTCCCTCATATTTGGGGAATCTTGGGAGCAGATCAGTGGGAGGACCACGAGGCCCA CCTCCTGGGCCACGTCGCTCCCAGCAGGGTCAGCGTAAAGAACCTAGGAAAATCAACATCAGCAGCATGTCCTTCAATGATGACGTGCAACTCAACAAGGCTGAGAAGGCCTGGAAGCCATCAGTGAAGAAGTCCACTCGAAGCCGCTGTGCCGAGGAAACCGAAGAAGATGACACTGAACAGGGCAAGACTCGGGAGCTGTTCAAGCGTCTGCGCAGTATCCTCAACAAGTTGACTCCTCAGAAGTTTCAGGAGCTGATGAAGCAGGTGACGGATCTGGCGATAGACACGGAGGAGAGGCTGAAGGGAGCCATTGACCTCATCTTTGAGAAGGCCATCTCAGAGCCCAACTTCTCTGTGGCCTACGCCAATATGTGCCGCTGCCTTATGGGA TTGAAAGTCCCCACTTCGGACAAGCCAGGAGTTTTTGCCAACTTCCGTAAACTGCTGCTTAACCGCTGTCAGAAAGAGTTTGAGAAGGAccaggatgatgatgagatctttgagaagaagcagaaagagtTGGAGGCTTCCAAAGAT GATGAAGAGCGTGAGCGCTTGAGAGTGGCGCTGAATGATGCCAGAGACCAGGCCCGCCGGCGCTCACTGGGAAACATTAAGTTCATAGGCGAGCTCTTCAAGCTGAAGATGCTGACTGAGGCCATCATGCATGACTGTGTAGTGAAACTACTAAAGAATCACGACCAAGAGTCTCTGGAGTGTCTCTGCAGGCTGTTCTCCACTATTGGAAAAGATCTGGACTTTGAAAAGGCCAAG CCTCGTATGGATCAGTATTTTACCCAGATGGACAAGATcatcaaagagaaaaagacttCATCCAGAATCCGCTTCATGCTGCAAGACGTCGTGGACCTCAGAAAG TGCAACTGGGTGCCTCGCAGAGGAGAACAGGGTCCTAAAACAATTGACCAAATTCACAaggaggcagagatggaggagcacAGGGAGCACATCAAAGTGCAGCAGCTCATATCCAAGGGAGGTggcggtggaggtggaggaggtggaggtggtggaggtggtggaggcagGATGGGAGGGGGCATGGGGGGCCGAGGGTCTCACACACCAGGAGGTGGCCGGAATAACCAGCCTCAGGATGAGGGATGGAACACGGTGCCCATCTCCAAGAACAGACCTATCGACACCACCCGCCTTAGCAAGATCACCAAG CCCGGTTCTCTGGACTTCAACAATCAACTGTTGGCTCCAGGAGGCAAAAGCATTGCAGGCAGCTGGGGCAAAGGCAGCAGTGGAGGAACTGGAGCTAAACCAGCCAGTGGAGAGCAAG AGTCTGGTCGTCCAGCTACCAGCACCAACCGATTTTCTGCCCTGCAGTCTGGTTCTTCGTTGTCTACATCCGACTCCGATCGCAGAGTTCCTCAGAG GTCAAGCTCCAGTCGTGAGCGCGGTGGAGACAGGGGCGACCAGAAGGATCGCTTTGACCGATTTGATCGCAATGAGGGACGGGAAGGTCGTGACGACAGGAGCAGCAGTAACCAAATCACAAAGAGAAGCTTCAGCAGAGAGTCGCAGGACCGCGGAGGGAGGGCTGGAGACAGCCGGACCCCGACTGATCCCGTGCGTCGCGTCGCCAGCATGACTGATGACAGGGACAGAGGAAGTCGGGACAGGG GAAGCAGAGACCGAGGAAGTCGGGACAGGGGAAGCAGAGACCAAGGAAGCAGAGACCGAGGAAGTCGGGACAGGGTTCCAAGCAAAGATCTCACAG CTAAGCGTGAGAGCgcccccactcctcctccttctctccctaAACCTACTTTGactgaggaggagctggagaagaaggCCAATGCCATCGTTGAAGAATACCTCCACATTAATGACTTGAAG GAGGCGCTGCAGTGTGTGGCAGAGCTCAACAGTGCCTCGCTGCTGTACGTGTTTGTGCGGAACGGCGTGGAGTCAACGCTGGAGCGCAGCACAATCGCTAGAGAGCGCATGGGCCACTTGCTGCACCAACTTATAAAGGCAGGGACATTGCCCACACCGCAGTGCTACAAAGG GCTAGAAGAGATCCTGGAGGCAGCCGAAGACATGGCCATAGATATACCTCACATATGGCTCTACCTGGCTGAACTCATTACCCCCCTGCTCCATGAGGGAGGCATCCCTATGGGACAGCTCTTCAG GGAGATCTCAaagcctctcctccctctgggGAAGGCCGCTGTGCTGCTGGTTCAGATCCTTAAGCTGCTCTGCGACGGAATG ACCCCTAAGAAGGTCGGGGCCATGTGGACAGAGGACGGGCTGAGCTGGAGTGACTTCTTGCCCAAGGACGAGGACGTCAACAAGTTTGTCACTGAACAG AAGGTGGATTTCACCACAGGAGAAATGACGGAGTCAGTGgaagaggatgaaaagaaaaccctgAGTGGAGAAGAGCTCAGTAAACAGCTGGACAGACTCCTCGAGGAAAAGGCTGACGACCAGCGCGTCGGAGACTGGGTAGAG gCCAACTTGGACGAGGCGCAGGCGACTTCTAACCAGTTCGTACGAGCATTGATGACCGCAGTGTGCCAGTCCGCCATCATAT GTGACAACCCGTACAGGGTGGATCCAAGTCAGATCAAGCTGAGAGCCAGTCTTCTGCAGAAATACCTGTGTGACGAGCAGAAAGAGCTGCAGGCCCTTTGCGCCCTCCAGGCTCTGATGGTGCACATGGAGCAGCCTGCGA
- the eif4g1a gene encoding eukaryotic translation initiation factor 4 gamma 1a isoform X11 encodes MNKPPQPITGPTSVPNPSPSPGLTQAAYGPGQPPSLVFATPPPPQMNSAPQTRQFAAGPRTLHQQGGYRALQTYYPNRPAMATSAPRVQTSSGPRPVGPTHVYPPSSQMMMISQQQLSFAGSPQGYFIPPPGQYRAPYMPPTQQYPVTSGTAGFYPGTSPAEYTTYAGAYYPAQPQYSPSVQPTPVMINPTQQQQQAPPPQQPPAQAQGPLKRERKPVIRIRDPNQGGRDITEEIMSGGRSTTTPTPPQASIADLSPPQTNGEVVQPVTTVTRQDDNMEPAVSAETPPPPATADTEPVLEAKQEMDSQMSVCAEPDAQSVAPTAATEDPSPLIKDEQSPSSLPPVVASTTTTTPAEAVNKDVTKVSDTVDAPVSPSASIAAQEAPVKLEEPQATPAPPEKAPEKEEKITEEVKKVEKEEQVASSKLEPVVEDAAIVTPVKVAKEEAVTKASTEMSQPPPSVQEHAAPQTQSAALISAPESEPKPEPKPEPKPEPETTPAETAEPLLSNGLPQNVEELSEDVALSDTTSLDKPDASQSQESTPVAKMAAPTQEEEEEEKKVEEEEKVEEEEKVEEEKEKIEDVPPAPISCPTEESTMQAATSLPKKRRNMKELNKKPMGDLLDAFTDEQEPKPVSEPLPTPADPVPVAPAEPPAEPPAEVVDETWEEKEDKQNAVPDRPKATPETTEQKYQYKEEQWKPINPEEKKQYDRDFLLGFQFSSASMNKPEGLPTISDVVLDKVNKTPLRPADPARLINVGPDFTPSYLGNLGSRSVGGPRGPPPGPRRSQQGQRKEPRKINISSMSFNDDVQLNKAEKAWKPSVKKSTRSRCAEETEEDDTEQGKTRELFKRLRSILNKLTPQKFQELMKQVTDLAIDTEERLKGAIDLIFEKAISEPNFSVAYANMCRCLMGLKVPTSDKPGVFANFRKLLLNRCQKEFEKDQDDDEIFEKKQKELEASKDDEERERLRVALNDARDQARRRSLGNIKFIGELFKLKMLTEAIMHDCVVKLLKNHDQESLECLCRLFSTIGKDLDFEKAKPRMDQYFTQMDKIIKEKKTSSRIRFMLQDVVDLRKCNWVPRRGEQGPKTIDQIHKEAEMEEHREHIKVQQLISKGGGGGGGGGGGGGGGGGRMGGGMGGRGSHTPGGGRNNQPQDEGWNTVPISKNRPIDTTRLSKITKPGSLDFNNQLLAPGGKSIAGSWGKGSSGGTGAKPASGEQESGRPATSTNRFSALQSGSSLSTSDSDRRVPQRSSSSRERGGDRGDQKDRFDRFDRNEGREGRDDRSSSNQITKRSFSRESQDRGGRAGDSRTPTDPVRRVASMTDDRDRGSRDRGSRDQGSRDRGSGDRGSRDQGSRDRGSRDRGSRDQGSRDRGSRDRVPSKDLTAKRESAPTPPPSLPKPTLTEEELEKKANAIVEEYLHINDLKEALQCVAELNSASLLYVFVRNGVESTLERSTIARERMGHLLHQLIKAGTLPTPQCYKGLEEILEAAEDMAIDIPHIWLYLAELITPLLHEGGIPMGQLFREISKPLLPLGKAAVLLVQILKLLCDGMTPKKVGAMWTEDGLSWSDFLPKDEDVNKFVTEQKVDFTTGEMTESVEEDEKKTLSGEELSKQLDRLLEEKADDQRVGDWVEANLDEAQATSNQFVRALMTAVCQSAIICDNPYRVDPSQIKLRASLLQKYLCDEQKELQALCALQALMVHMEQPANLLRMFFDALYDEDVIKEEAFYKWESSKDPAEQTGKGVALKSVTAFFTWLREAEEEESDKE; translated from the exons GGTGGATACAGAGCATTACAG ACATACTATCCAAACCGGCCAGCCATGGCCACCAGTGCTCCAAGAGTACAGACAAGTAGTGGCCCCAGACCTGTTGGACCTACCCATGTCTACCCGCCCAGCTcccagatgatgatgatttccCAGCAGCAGCTGTCTTTCGCTGGATCCCCTCAGGGCTACTTCATCCCCCCTCCTGGACAG TACCGGGCCCCATACATGCCTCCAACTCAGCAGTATCCTGTGACCAGCGGTACAGCTGGCTTCTATCCGGGAACCAGCCCGGCTGAATACACCACTTATG CAGGAGCATATTATCCGGCTCAGCCACAGTACTCTCCATCTGTCCAGCCCACACCGGTCATGATCAACCCCACCCAGCAACAGCAACAAGCCCCGCCTCCTCAGCAACCACCGGCACAGGCACAAGGCCCACTAAAGAGGGAACGCAAACCGGTA ATAAGAATACGAGACCCCAACCAGGGCGGGCGTGATATCACAGAGGAGATAATGTCAGGTGGAAGGTCCACCACCACACCGACTCCCCCACAG GCCTCCATAGCAGATTTAAGTCCTCCACAGACCAATGGTGAAGTTGTACAGCCTGTCACTACAGTGACGAGACAAG ATGATAACATGGAGCCTGCTGTTAGCGCTGAaacccctccacctcctgccaCAGCAGATACAGAGCCTGTGCTGGAGGCCAAACAGGAAATGGACAGCCAGATGTCGGTGTGTGCTGAACCAGATGCACAATCTGTAGCCCCCACAGCTGCTACTGAGGATCCATCCCCATTGATAAAGGACGAGCagtctccctcttccctccctcctgtaGTAGCatctactacaactactactcCTGCTGAGGCAGTAAATAAAGACGTTACTAAAGTCAGTGACACAGTAGATGCTCCTGTCAGCCCTTCGGCATCAATAGCAGCACAAGAGGCACCTGTCAAACTAGAGGAACCACAGGCTACCCCAGCTCCACCTGAGAAGGCAccagaaaaggaagaaaagataacagaggaagtgaagaaagttgaaaaagaggagcaggTGGCTAGTTCCAAGTTGGAGCCTGTAGTTGAAGATGCAGCGATAGTTACCCCTGTTAAAGTGGCAAAAGAAGAAGCCGTGACAAAAGCGTCAACTGAAATGTCTCAGCCTCCACCCTCTGTACAGGAACATGCTGCTCCACAGACCCAGAGCGCTGCCCTCATCTCTGCACCTGAATCTGAACCCAAACCTGAACCCAAACCTGAACCCAAACCTGAACCTGAAACTACTCCGGCTGAAACAGCAGAGCCTCTCCTCTCCAACGGTCTTCCTCAGAACGTTGAGGAACTGTCTGAGGATGTTGCGCTTTCAGACACTACATCCCTTGACAAGCCCGATGCCTCTCAATCTCAGGAATCCACACCTGTAGCTAAAATGGCAGCACCaacccaggaggaggaggaggaggagaagaaggtggaagaggaggagaaggtggaagaggaggagaaggtggaagaggagaaggagaaaattGAGGATGTCCCTCCTGCCCCTATCAGCTGCCCTACAGAGGAATCTACTATGCAAG CTGCTACGTCTCTGccaaagaagaggaggaacatgaAGGAGCTCAACAAAAAGCCCATGGGAGACCTCCTGGATGCATTCACAGAT gagcaggagcccAAGCCTGTTTCTGAACCTTTGCCCACTCCGGCCGACCCTGTCCCTGTTGCTCCAGCTGAACCTCCTGCTGAACCTCCTGCTGAGGTCGTAGATGAGACttgggaagagaaagaggacaaacagAATGCAGTACCTGACAGGCCCAAAGCCACGCCGGAGACAACTGAGCAGAAATACCAGTACAAAGAAG AACAATGGAAGCCGATAAACCCAGAAGAGAAGAAGCAGTATGACAGGGATTTCCTCCTGGGATTCCAGTTCAGCAGCGCCAGTATGAACAAACCTGAGGGTCTGCCCACCATCAGTGATGTGGTCCTGGACAAG GTGAACAAGACTCCTCTGCGACCTGCTGACCCAGCTCGACTAATTAACGTTGGTCCTGATTTTACTCCCTCATATTTGGGGAATCTTGGGAGCAGATCAGTGGGAGGACCACGAGGCCCA CCTCCTGGGCCACGTCGCTCCCAGCAGGGTCAGCGTAAAGAACCTAGGAAAATCAACATCAGCAGCATGTCCTTCAATGATGACGTGCAACTCAACAAGGCTGAGAAGGCCTGGAAGCCATCAGTGAAGAAGTCCACTCGAAGCCGCTGTGCCGAGGAAACCGAAGAAGATGACACTGAACAGGGCAAGACTCGGGAGCTGTTCAAGCGTCTGCGCAGTATCCTCAACAAGTTGACTCCTCAGAAGTTTCAGGAGCTGATGAAGCAGGTGACGGATCTGGCGATAGACACGGAGGAGAGGCTGAAGGGAGCCATTGACCTCATCTTTGAGAAGGCCATCTCAGAGCCCAACTTCTCTGTGGCCTACGCCAATATGTGCCGCTGCCTTATGGGA TTGAAAGTCCCCACTTCGGACAAGCCAGGAGTTTTTGCCAACTTCCGTAAACTGCTGCTTAACCGCTGTCAGAAAGAGTTTGAGAAGGAccaggatgatgatgagatctttgagaagaagcagaaagagtTGGAGGCTTCCAAAGAT GATGAAGAGCGTGAGCGCTTGAGAGTGGCGCTGAATGATGCCAGAGACCAGGCCCGCCGGCGCTCACTGGGAAACATTAAGTTCATAGGCGAGCTCTTCAAGCTGAAGATGCTGACTGAGGCCATCATGCATGACTGTGTAGTGAAACTACTAAAGAATCACGACCAAGAGTCTCTGGAGTGTCTCTGCAGGCTGTTCTCCACTATTGGAAAAGATCTGGACTTTGAAAAGGCCAAG CCTCGTATGGATCAGTATTTTACCCAGATGGACAAGATcatcaaagagaaaaagacttCATCCAGAATCCGCTTCATGCTGCAAGACGTCGTGGACCTCAGAAAG TGCAACTGGGTGCCTCGCAGAGGAGAACAGGGTCCTAAAACAATTGACCAAATTCACAaggaggcagagatggaggagcacAGGGAGCACATCAAAGTGCAGCAGCTCATATCCAAGGGAGGTggcggtggaggtggaggaggtggaggtggtggaggtggtggaggcagGATGGGAGGGGGCATGGGGGGCCGAGGGTCTCACACACCAGGAGGTGGCCGGAATAACCAGCCTCAGGATGAGGGATGGAACACGGTGCCCATCTCCAAGAACAGACCTATCGACACCACCCGCCTTAGCAAGATCACCAAG CCCGGTTCTCTGGACTTCAACAATCAACTGTTGGCTCCAGGAGGCAAAAGCATTGCAGGCAGCTGGGGCAAAGGCAGCAGTGGAGGAACTGGAGCTAAACCAGCCAGTGGAGAGCAAG AGTCTGGTCGTCCAGCTACCAGCACCAACCGATTTTCTGCCCTGCAGTCTGGTTCTTCGTTGTCTACATCCGACTCCGATCGCAGAGTTCCTCAGAG GTCAAGCTCCAGTCGTGAGCGCGGTGGAGACAGGGGCGACCAGAAGGATCGCTTTGACCGATTTGATCGCAATGAGGGACGGGAAGGTCGTGACGACAGGAGCAGCAGTAACCAAATCACAAAGAGAAGCTTCAGCAGAGAGTCGCAGGACCGCGGAGGGAGGGCTGGAGACAGCCGGACCCCGACTGATCCCGTGCGTCGCGTCGCCAGCATGACTGATGACAGGGACAGAGGAAGTCGGGACAGGGGAAGCAGAGACCAAGGAAGCAGAGACCGAGGAAGTGGGGACAGGGGAAGCAGAGACCAAGGAAGCAGAGACCGAGGAAGTCGGGACAGGGGAAGCAGAGACCAAGGAAGCAGAGACCGAGGAAGTCGGGACAGGGTTCCAAGCAAAGATCTCACAG CTAAGCGTGAGAGCgcccccactcctcctccttctctccctaAACCTACTTTGactgaggaggagctggagaagaaggCCAATGCCATCGTTGAAGAATACCTCCACATTAATGACTTGAAG GAGGCGCTGCAGTGTGTGGCAGAGCTCAACAGTGCCTCGCTGCTGTACGTGTTTGTGCGGAACGGCGTGGAGTCAACGCTGGAGCGCAGCACAATCGCTAGAGAGCGCATGGGCCACTTGCTGCACCAACTTATAAAGGCAGGGACATTGCCCACACCGCAGTGCTACAAAGG GCTAGAAGAGATCCTGGAGGCAGCCGAAGACATGGCCATAGATATACCTCACATATGGCTCTACCTGGCTGAACTCATTACCCCCCTGCTCCATGAGGGAGGCATCCCTATGGGACAGCTCTTCAG GGAGATCTCAaagcctctcctccctctgggGAAGGCCGCTGTGCTGCTGGTTCAGATCCTTAAGCTGCTCTGCGACGGAATG ACCCCTAAGAAGGTCGGGGCCATGTGGACAGAGGACGGGCTGAGCTGGAGTGACTTCTTGCCCAAGGACGAGGACGTCAACAAGTTTGTCACTGAACAG AAGGTGGATTTCACCACAGGAGAAATGACGGAGTCAGTGgaagaggatgaaaagaaaaccctgAGTGGAGAAGAGCTCAGTAAACAGCTGGACAGACTCCTCGAGGAAAAGGCTGACGACCAGCGCGTCGGAGACTGGGTAGAG gCCAACTTGGACGAGGCGCAGGCGACTTCTAACCAGTTCGTACGAGCATTGATGACCGCAGTGTGCCAGTCCGCCATCATAT GTGACAACCCGTACAGGGTGGATCCAAGTCAGATCAAGCTGAGAGCCAGTCTTCTGCAGAAATACCTGTGTGACGAGCAGAAAGAGCTGCAGGCCCTTTGCGCCCTCCAGGCTCTGATGGTGCACATGGAGCAGCCTGCGA